The proteins below are encoded in one region of Armatimonadota bacterium:
- a CDS encoding uroporphyrinogen-III decarboxylase-like protein, whose translation MRRRRPDFEQFLKVLTRTGRPDHLPFYEHIASPGFIARRTGVPFDKIGADDPSYWPAYVDFWLGMGYDCIPMEIGLNCPLPTGHGKLSEGSEAWVVIASVEDFETYPWPDTSNPIDFGPFETVAKLLPDGARIVGGVCAGPYEWVSRMMGTIGLSYAIADDIELVDLMFEKIGSLHHSADRQLATMDCIGALRQGDDLGFKTSTFLSPEYLRRWVFPIYSKMATEAHNAGKPFVLHSCGNLAEVYDDIIDCGIDAKHSFEDAIMPVAEFKRQYGHQVTALGGLDVDVICRSSEEDLRAYARKAIEECFADGFWALGTGNSLTDYMPVENYLAVLDEGMKVPG comes from the coding sequence TTGAGAAGGCGCAGACCCGATTTCGAGCAGTTCTTGAAGGTATTGACCCGAACCGGCAGACCCGACCATCTACCGTTTTACGAGCACATCGCCAGCCCTGGGTTCATAGCCCGGCGGACCGGCGTCCCGTTCGACAAGATCGGTGCCGACGACCCCAGTTATTGGCCCGCGTACGTTGACTTCTGGCTCGGGATGGGCTACGACTGCATCCCGATGGAGATCGGACTCAACTGCCCGCTGCCCACCGGACACGGCAAGCTCTCCGAGGGCAGCGAGGCGTGGGTGGTGATCGCCTCCGTGGAAGATTTCGAGACTTATCCCTGGCCCGACACTTCAAATCCGATCGACTTCGGCCCCTTCGAGACGGTGGCGAAACTGCTCCCCGACGGCGCGAGAATCGTCGGCGGAGTCTGCGCCGGCCCGTACGAGTGGGTCTCGCGGATGATGGGCACGATTGGCCTCTCCTATGCAATCGCCGATGACATAGAACTCGTGGACCTGATGTTCGAAAAGATCGGCAGCCTCCATCACAGCGCCGACCGCCAGCTCGCAACGATGGATTGCATCGGAGCGCTCAGGCAGGGCGACGATCTGGGGTTCAAGACCTCGACGTTCCTCAGCCCGGAGTACCTGCGACGCTGGGTTTTCCCTATCTACTCGAAGATGGCCACCGAGGCGCACAACGCCGGCAAGCCGTTTGTCCTTCACTCCTGTGGCAACCTCGCGGAGGTCTACGACGACATCATCGACTGCGGGATCGACGCCAAGCATTCGTTCGAGGACGCGATAATGCCGGTGGCGGAGTTCAAGCGCCAGTACGGACATCAAGTGACAGCGCTTGGCGGACTGGACGTCGATGTGATCTGCCGAAGCTCGGAGGAAGACCTGCGGGCCTACGCTCGGAAGGCGATCGAGGAGTGCTTCGCGGACGGGTTCTGGGCGCTCGGGACGGGAAACTCGCTCACGGACTACATGCCGGTCGAGAACTACCTCGCGGTGCTGGATGAGGGGATGAAGGTCCCGGGCTGA